ATTCTACCATACTGTAAGGCATCTCTTAGTGTTTGTGCGTCTTTTGCAAATACTCCCAATAATGGCTCCAATACTATATACAGAATTATAGAAGCTATTATACCGGCCATTAATTTAAAGGCAAAGGTATTTGCTATTCCTTTACGTGCTTCTTCATGATTACCAGAGCCAAAGCTTTGGGACAATACGGCAACTGATCCATTTCCAATAACATTATTCAATACAAATACCAAAAAATATATTGAACTAAAAACTGTTACACCTGCCATAGCTCCTGCAGAAATTTTTCCTATCCATATCATATCAACTAAATCGTACAATGTTTGGGTAACCATACTAAACATTACTGGAATTGACATATACATAATATTTTTAACTATACTACCTTGTGTTAAATCTCTACTTTTCATTTTTTCACCTTCTCACCTATTCTTAACAATAATAAAGTATCATGAAAAAATAATAATGTCAACTATAAATTTAATGTTTTTAAGGGTTAATCTTAAATTTATTAAAGTACAACTTGTCATTTTTAATATTATAGTGAAATGGAGAGAGATTAATTATTCATAAAAAGAGCCACTTAATAGTTAAGTAGCTCTTATATGTTGTAAAATCATTATTTTTTAGAATAAATGAAAATTTTAACTTAATAGCAAACTACTCAACAGCTTTTTCTTGAACTTTAGCTTTCCAGTTTCCTCTTGCAAAGAAATAGAAAATTAAAACTCCTTCTACCACGGTGTAAGCAATATTAGAAGCTGCCAAATAAACAAATGGTAAATTCCATAACTTTGTGATTAAATACATAACAGGTATTTGAACTATCCACTGACCAACAACTCCAGATATTAAAAACGGCAAGGTGTAACCTGTACCTGTAAATATAGTTGCTTTACCCATATATAAAGCCACAAAAGGCATGCTAATTATAATGATACGTAATACCTCTCCGCCCATTTTAGTAACCTCCCCATTATCTGTAAATAAATTTACAACTTGGGGAGCCACTTTATAGCCAAGTATAGCAACTACCATCATTACTAAAAATCCAATTTTACTTGCAATATTACTAGATTCTACTGCCCTATCATATTGTTTGGCACCAATATTTTGACCAACAACAGTACCTGAACCTTGCATTAATCCAAAAATAGGCATAAATAACAGGTTTAAAATCCTACTGACAATACCCCAGGCAGCTAAAGCTAGTGTTCCATAAGACGTTATAAATCCTAACATTATTACATTTGCCAAATTTCGTAGCATTTGCGATGTTGCTTGTGGTATACCTATTTTTACAATACGATAAACAATACTCCAGTCGATATTCCAAAAATCACTTAATTTAAGTTTATAAACACTTTTGGGACCAAACATTAGCCAATAAGAAATAATAAAAGAAAGCGTAACAGATATTACTGTAGCTAAAGCAGCTCCAAAAACACCTAAACCAAGGCCAGGTATTCCAATATAAGGGACTTTATCAAAAATAAAAATGGGATCTAAAACGATATTTAATACTGCAGATAAAAGTGTAATATACATAGGACTACGAGAATCTCCACTACAACGAAGGGCTGTAGTGACAGTAAATGAAGAAAACATAATAGGCATGAAAATTGCTCGAATTCTGCCGTAAGCTAAGGCATCATTTAATACCTGAGGATCATCTGTGAAGTGGTTTAATAAAGGCTCTAAAGCTAAGGATAAAACTATTGCCGCAATTATTCCCACTAACAACTTAAAAGCAAAGGTATTTGCTATAGCCGTTCGTGCTTTTTCCTTGTCTCCTGATCCAAAGCTCTGAGAGAGAACAGTAACCGAGCCCCCTCCAATAATACTATTTAGTGAACCCACTAAAAAATACAATGAGCTAAAAACTGTAACACCTGCTACTGCTACTGCAGATATTCGACCTATCCAAATCATATCTACAAGACTATAAAATGTTTGCATAACCATACTAAGCATTACAGGCAACGACATATAAAGAATATTAGATGTTAAATTGCCTTTGGTTAAGTCTCTTGTTCTTATTTTAATCCCTCCCTTACCATACCCTGTTTTTAGGGTGTTTTAGAAATATACCAATAAAGATATATTTAGTCAACTAAATTATTTCAATTTTTAAAGCATTGGTTATATATATTTTTTATAAAAAAAAAGAACATTTGTTTTTACTAAAACCAAAATACTATAAAACTGCTATAAAAAAAATAATTGCATCTATAATAATTATACATGCAATTATTTTAGTAGTTATACAGCTAATAATATATTACCTAAATTAGCTTGCACTTAGTTTTTATTATGGAAATGAAGTAAGCCAGCAAACATTTTAATGCCGTATGTTAGGGCATCTTCTTCTATTGTAAACTTAGAGTGATGAAGTGGATATTGCTCACCTTGTTTTAACTTGGTACCAAGCCTAAAGAAAGATCCAGGTTTATCCTGAACATAATAAGCAAAGTCCTCACCAAGCATTGAAGCAAAGGGAATCTCTATAACCTTACCTTCACCCAATAATTTATTACCAACATTTCTTAGTACATCAACACTCTCTTTATGATTGATTAATGGTGGATAGCCATTGGTATAGGTAAACTGATAGTCTCCCCCTTGAGCTTTAACTGTGTTAGCAATTACTTCTTCAATTCTAGATTTCACTAACTCACGAACTTCGGGTAACAGTGTTCTTACTGTGCCAGCTAGCTCTACTTTTTCAGCAATAACATTAAATCGAAAGCCACCATTAATTTGTCCTATAGTTAATACTGCTGCATGTTGAGGATTAACGTTTCTACTCACTATTGTTTGCAAGTTATTTATTACTTGCGCAGCTAATACAACAGCATCAACTGTTTGATGAGGAGAGGCTCCATGCCCACCTTTACCTATAATAGTTGCCTCAAACTTATCTGCTGCCGCCATCATTGGCCCATCTATAACTGAAATACTGCCAACTGGCACCTCTGGGCTACAATGTAGTCCATAAACATAGTCTACCCCTTGTAGCGCTGCATCATCAATTAATTGAATAGCTCCACCAGGAGGAGTTTCTTCGGCCGGTTGAAACAAAAACCTAAAACAACCATTGTATTCATGTAAATGGTCTTTTACAAACTTAATAGTTGTCATCAACATTGCCGTATGTGAGTCATGACCACAGGCATGCATAAAACCTTCATTTTGTGATTTAAAAGGCAATTTAGTTTCTTCTATAACTGGTAAGGCATCTATATCCGCTCTTAAAGCTATTGTTTTACCTGGTCTACCCGTATTAAGCTCTGCAATAATGCCTGTTGCTCCAGATTTTGTATACTTAATGTTTAATTCATTTAAGTAGCTAACTATAAACTCACTTGTTTTAAACTCATTAAATCCTTTTTCGGGATGTTGATGTAACCATCTTCTTAACTTTATTGCTTCATCAAGATAATTATTAGCGTTGTTAATGAAATCCATGTATTTCACTCCCTATACTCATTAGTTATTAAAGCATTACAAAAAAAATGTAGTACCCACTACCAGTGATTATAACAAAATTATTTAAAGTAGGCTTACTAAAATTACGATTATCTAAAAATAGCTTTTGCATTAAGTTACTTTAGCAGGATAACAATATAATATGCCGAATTTATACTTGGAAAATATAATTTAGGAGGAGAGCAATGACTAATAAACGTAGAATTACAGTTGAAGATTTATACAACATGAAATGGATTAGCGACCCTCAAATTTCACCAGACGGAAGCCTTATTGCTTACGTTTTAAAAACAGTTGATCCTAAAGATAAAATGAAATACCAAAACCATATTTGGATGGTGCCTACTGATGGTAGCAGAGAGGCCTATCAATTTACTAACCTGTGTAGTAGTGAAACAAATCCACGCTGGTCTCCAGACAGCAAAACCTTGATCTTTACAGCTAAACGAGATGAGTTTACCCAGGCTTGGTCTATTCCTGTAGCTGGAGGAGCTCCTCTGGAGGTAACTGATAATAGATTTAATACAGGAGCACCAGTATGGTCACCAGATGGTACTAAAATAGCTTATACAGCTAAAGTGAAACCTGAAAGTGATTGCAATGAAGCAGAAAAATCAGATGTAAAATATATAGATAAATTATTTTACAAACTAAATGGTACTGGCTTTTTAGATAACAAAGTTAGTCAGTTATTTGTTACTGACATAAATAGTGGTGATACTACACAACTAACCAAGAGTGAATTTGCAGTTGCTGCCCCTAGTTGGTCACCATGCAGTAAGTTTTTAGCCTTTAGCTCCAATAGAACTGAAGATGCAGAATACAATAATTTAACAGATATATGGACTATAGATTTAAAAGCAGAGAACCTAACTAAAATTACCACTACTGGGGGACGAGCTAGTTCACCATCATGGTCTCCTAATGGCAAATATATTGCCTATATTGGCGATAAAATGGAGCATGGCAGTGCAACTATTTCTACAATTTACTTAATTAATTTAGCAAGTAAAGAAGAAATTAATTTATTACCAAACTTAGAAACAGCTCCTCGACATGCCGTAGGTGGAGACAGTGTTTCATCTCCATCTAATGGCTTAATATGGAGTAAAAACAACAAACATATTTATTTCAACGCCAGTATGTACGGAAAAACTGCCTTATATAAAGTAGAGACTACTAAAGAAGCGAAACTCACCAAGTTAACAGAGGGTGATGAAGTTTTATATGGCATGAGTTATTCAGATGAATCTAAAACATTTGCTGTAACTCGATCTAGCTTTATTACAATAGGTGATTTATTTGTTATTGATGACAATAATAATAGGCGTCAATTAACAGATGTTAATAGTGCTTTATTAGCTGAAGTTGAATTATCTCAACCAGAACAGTTTAAGTATAACTATGATAGATTTGAAATTGAAGGTTGGATAATGAAACCTTACGGTTTTAAAGAGGGCGAAACATACCCCACAATACTAGAGATTCATGGTGGTCCACACGCTGCTTACGGCCATATTTTCTTCCATGAATTTCAATTGCTTGCTGCCAAAGGTTATACAGTTGTGTTCACTAATCCACCAGGAAGCAGTAACTATGGTCAAGATTTTTATACCCAAACCCACCATGATTGGGGTGGCTTAGATTACCGATCATTAATGGCCGCGGTAGATTATGTGAATGAAAACTATAATTACGTAGCCAAAGATAATTGGGGTGTAACAGGCGGAAGTTACGGTGGCTATATGGTTAACTGGATGATTGGTCAAACAGATTTCTTTAAAGCTGGTGTAAGTTTACGAAGCACTTGTAACCGCTATAGCCAATTTGGCACTAGTGATGTAGGCTTCTTTAACGGTAATTACGAGCAAAAAGGAAACCCTTGGGATAATGCAGAGTTTTACTTAAAGGTTTCACCTCTCACTTATGTAAACAACGTAAAAACTCCACTTATGTTAATTCACAGCGAAAACGATTTACGTTGTCCAATTAGCCAAGCAGAAGAGTTTTTCAGTGCCTTAAAATGGTTAAAAAAAGAGGTAGTTATGGTAAGATTCCCCAATGAAACCCATGAGCTTTCAAGGGCAGGAAAACCAAAACATCGCATAGAAAGATTAAACTATTTATTAGGCTGGTTTACAGACCATATTAAAATAAGTAATGATATGTACAGCAACTAAAAAATAACAAAAAATGAACGACTAAAGTCGTTCATTTTTTATTGCCTTAAATTTTAACGACAATTTAAATATAGGCTTCCTTAACACCCACAACGGAATCACACTGAGGTGATTGCCTACCAATTCAGTTTTTTTATGTATTTACCTTAGTGAACAACCTCTGTGTTGTTCAACTGTTTGTTATTACCTTATACTTTGATAATTAAATATAACATTACTTAATACCCACAATGGAATCACACTGAGGTGATTGCCTACCAGTTCAGTTTTTTTATGTATTTACCGTAGTGAACTACCTCTGTGTTGTTCAACTGTTTGTTATTACCTTATACTTTGATAATTAAATATAACATTCCTTAATACCCACAATGGAATCACACTGAGGTGATTGCCTACCAATTCAGTTTTTTTATGTATTTACCGTAGTGAACAACCTCTGTGTTGTTCAACTGTTTGTTATTACCTTATACTTAATTGACAATTTAAATATAGTATTCCTTAATACCCACAATGGAATCACACTGAGGTGATTGCCTACCAGTTCAGTTTTTTTATGTATTCGCCCATTACGTGAAAGATAAAAAGACCATTTAGAATAATCTAAATGGCCTTACAAAGCATAAAACTATTATTTAGAAGCCTCAAAAACTAAAGCAACCATCATTTCAACACCTGTAGCTAAACAATCATCAGAGGCATTGTAACGAGGATTATGTCCTGGGTAATCATCAACTTTAGCTCCTAAGTAGAAAAATGCACCCGGAACTTCTTTGGCAAAGTAAGCAAAGTCTTCGCCACCCATACCAGGTAATTCTCTATTATATATTTTGTCTGCTGGTAAGTGTTTTTCAGCAGTAGCTTTTACTATCTCTACAGCCTTTTTATCATTATAAACAGATGGGTATCCATACCAATAGTCTACAGTTGCTGTGGCACCATGAGCTAATGCTGTATGTTCAGCTACCTCAATAATTCTCTTTTTAAGTAACTCACGAGTTTCGGGTGTAAGTGTTCTCACAGTCAACTTCATTTCAGCTGTTTCCGCTATAATATTATTAACTGTACCACTATGCATACTACCAACTGTAACAACACCACTATCAATAGGGTTAACTGATCTACTAACAATAGAATGTAAACCTACTATTACATGACCAGCTACTGCCACAGCATCTACTCCTAAGTGAGGATAAGCACCATGAGCACCTTTGGCGTTAATTGTTATAGTGCAGCCATCTGTGTTAGCATGGCTATAGCCATTGTTAATCTCTACTGTGCCTATTGGTTTAGAAACACTAGTATGCAAAGCAAATACATACTCTGCATCAGGATTTTTAAGAACATTATTGGCTACCATACCTAATGCTCCTCCTGGTGGAACCTCCTCAGCTGGTTGAAACAAGAATTTTACTGTGCCAGGTACTTCGTCACGATATTTTGCCAAGGCTGTAGCAGCACCCATTAAAACTGTGGTATGAATATCATGTCCACAGGCATGCATTACGCCTTCATTTTGAGATTTATAAGAAACATCGGTTAATTCTTTAATAGGAAGAGCATCCATATCTGCTCTTAAAGCAATAGTTTTACCGGGTTTACCACCTTTAAGTACCCCCATTACCGCAGTAGAGTTAGGAAAACGAGTAACCTCAATTCCTGCTTCTGTTAAAGCCTTTTCTACTAATGCAGATGTTTTAAACTCCTCATTAGCTAATTCAGGGTTTTGATGTACAATGTGACGCCATTCTGTTACTTGTGCAATAACTTCATTTACAGCTTTTTTAATATCCACAACATTTCCTCCCTTTTTATTTATATATTGAGTTTCCTCAATGCACTGCTAGTATTATCTATTTGTTAAAAGGCTATAACAAATAGCCTAAATTAAACTTACCCACTAATAACTTGTTCACTTTTTTGCTTTTTAATTATAAATACCACAATTAATGATGCTAAGGCACTTATAAACATACTTATAGGTAAAACATAAAAGGTTTTAACAACTCCATAAGCATCGTTCAAAATACCAATAATATTATTGCCCACTAAAAAAATCATATGAGAAATTGCGGTTATATTAGCAGTTGCTCTAGCCTGATTGCCTTTAAACAATACAGCAATAGTTAACATGAGAGTTGGATAAATAATCGACTGAAAAAATCCTGCAATCGAGATAAACAGCAAACCATCTACTCCCCTTATTATACCAAATAAATATATAAACGCAGAGATTAAAGTTGTACCAATAATTGCTGTTAAATATGGCATCTTTTCAACTATAAAACCACCAACTAATCTGCCACCGGTAAACAACATAAAGAAAAGAGATAAGTAAAATGAGCTATCATTAGAATTTATGGCCCTACCCTCAACTGCATAACTAACAAACCAATTTGAGGTACCTATTTCACCAATTAGATAAAAACCAAGCATAATAATTAGACCTACATAGATTGAAAGATTATTTTTAACACTCTTTGATTTACTGTTAGCTCTTTTTTCTGCTTGCGGCAACTCTGTAAAAAATACAAATATAGCAAGTATAAAAGAAATACTAGCTAGTACTGGAAAAAATACTCTCCATGAAACATTTTTATATAAAAAATAACCACTCAGTCTTTGTGAAGTAGCTAACCCTAGTCCAAAGCAAAAATGCACTAAATTCATTAATACAGCTTTACGCGTTACTTTAAAATTAGGTACCGTTATATTAATAGCTAAAGTAACTAAACCCAAAGCAATACCCTGCCCTAACATACCTAAACACAAAACAAAATAGGTTTGGGAGCTAAAAATAATCAATAAAAACAGTGTTAAAGTAGCTAATG
This Clostridium sp. 'deep sea' DNA region includes the following protein-coding sequences:
- a CDS encoding amidohydrolase — translated: MDIKKAVNEVIAQVTEWRHIVHQNPELANEEFKTSALVEKALTEAGIEVTRFPNSTAVMGVLKGGKPGKTIALRADMDALPIKELTDVSYKSQNEGVMHACGHDIHTTVLMGAATALAKYRDEVPGTVKFLFQPAEEVPPGGALGMVANNVLKNPDAEYVFALHTSVSKPIGTVEINNGYSHANTDGCTITINAKGAHGAYPHLGVDAVAVAGHVIVGLHSIVSRSVNPIDSGVVTVGSMHSGTVNNIIAETAEMKLTVRTLTPETRELLKKRIIEVAEHTALAHGATATVDYWYGYPSVYNDKKAVEIVKATAEKHLPADKIYNRELPGMGGEDFAYFAKEVPGAFFYLGAKVDDYPGHNPRYNASDDCLATGVEMMVALVFEASK
- a CDS encoding MATE family efflux transporter yields the protein MSLPVMLSMVMQTFYSLVDMIWIGRISAVAVAGVTVFSSLYFLVGSLNSIIGGGSVTVLSQSFGSGDKEKARTAIANTFAFKLLVGIIAAIVLSLALEPLLNHFTDDPQVLNDALAYGRIRAIFMPIMFSSFTVTTALRCSGDSRSPMYITLLSAVLNIVLDPIFIFDKVPYIGIPGLGLGVFGAALATVISVTLSFIISYWLMFGPKSVYKLKLSDFWNIDWSIVYRIVKIGIPQATSQMLRNLANVIMLGFITSYGTLALAAWGIVSRILNLLFMPIFGLMQGSGTVVGQNIGAKQYDRAVESSNIASKIGFLVMMVVAILGYKVAPQVVNLFTDNGEVTKMGGEVLRIIIISMPFVALYMGKATIFTGTGYTLPFLISGVVGQWIVQIPVMYLITKLWNLPFVYLAASNIAYTVVEGVLIFYFFARGNWKAKVQEKAVE
- a CDS encoding MFS transporter codes for the protein MKSKNNIRAIVLIFASMLIMSLTAGLKGVLVPVWKSTFVIDSKAIALLFTFESVSYLLAIYFGGRLVEKIGSSKVLAGALATLTLFLLIIFSSQTYFVLCLGMLGQGIALGLVTLAINITVPNFKVTRKAVLMNLVHFCFGLGLATSQRLSGYFLYKNVSWRVFFPVLASISFILAIFVFFTELPQAEKRANSKSKSVKNNLSIYVGLIIMLGFYLIGEIGTSNWFVSYAVEGRAINSNDSSFYLSLFFMLFTGGRLVGGFIVEKMPYLTAIIGTTLISAFIYLFGIIRGVDGLLFISIAGFFQSIIYPTLMLTIAVLFKGNQARATANITAISHMIFLVGNNIIGILNDAYGVVKTFYVLPISMFISALASLIVVFIIKKQKSEQVISG
- a CDS encoding S9 family peptidase, giving the protein MTNKRRITVEDLYNMKWISDPQISPDGSLIAYVLKTVDPKDKMKYQNHIWMVPTDGSREAYQFTNLCSSETNPRWSPDSKTLIFTAKRDEFTQAWSIPVAGGAPLEVTDNRFNTGAPVWSPDGTKIAYTAKVKPESDCNEAEKSDVKYIDKLFYKLNGTGFLDNKVSQLFVTDINSGDTTQLTKSEFAVAAPSWSPCSKFLAFSSNRTEDAEYNNLTDIWTIDLKAENLTKITTTGGRASSPSWSPNGKYIAYIGDKMEHGSATISTIYLINLASKEEINLLPNLETAPRHAVGGDSVSSPSNGLIWSKNNKHIYFNASMYGKTALYKVETTKEAKLTKLTEGDEVLYGMSYSDESKTFAVTRSSFITIGDLFVIDDNNNRRQLTDVNSALLAEVELSQPEQFKYNYDRFEIEGWIMKPYGFKEGETYPTILEIHGGPHAAYGHIFFHEFQLLAAKGYTVVFTNPPGSSNYGQDFYTQTHHDWGGLDYRSLMAAVDYVNENYNYVAKDNWGVTGGSYGGYMVNWMIGQTDFFKAGVSLRSTCNRYSQFGTSDVGFFNGNYEQKGNPWDNAEFYLKVSPLTYVNNVKTPLMLIHSENDLRCPISQAEEFFSALKWLKKEVVMVRFPNETHELSRAGKPKHRIERLNYLLGWFTDHIKISNDMYSN
- a CDS encoding amidohydrolase → MDFINNANNYLDEAIKLRRWLHQHPEKGFNEFKTSEFIVSYLNELNIKYTKSGATGIIAELNTGRPGKTIALRADIDALPVIEETKLPFKSQNEGFMHACGHDSHTAMLMTTIKFVKDHLHEYNGCFRFLFQPAEETPPGGAIQLIDDAALQGVDYVYGLHCSPEVPVGSISVIDGPMMAAADKFEATIIGKGGHGASPHQTVDAVVLAAQVINNLQTIVSRNVNPQHAAVLTIGQINGGFRFNVIAEKVELAGTVRTLLPEVRELVKSRIEEVIANTVKAQGGDYQFTYTNGYPPLINHKESVDVLRNVGNKLLGEGKVIEIPFASMLGEDFAYYVQDKPGSFFRLGTKLKQGEQYPLHHSKFTIEEDALTYGIKMFAGLLHFHNKN